A single Anopheles maculipalpis chromosome 3RL, idAnoMacuDA_375_x, whole genome shotgun sequence DNA region contains:
- the LOC126564520 gene encoding uncharacterized protein LOC126564520 isoform X2 gives MRMTSSTKIMLIACGSFSPPTPMHFRMFEIARDHIQQMGLGQVVGGIVSPVHDSYAKKGLVSATHRCAMLKIGLMSSDWIHLSDWETQQEEWTRTRQVLQYHQNYINSYLKDTNGTINNAHIPAWIPEGIKRTAGGQVQLKLLCGADLLESFATPGLWKDEDLEAILGYHGIVVISRAGSNPEQFIFNSDLLSRYRRNITIVTNWVTNDVSSTLIRRLLSRGLSVKYLLDDHVAEYIRKFGLFGANNETSKYILTTGSSAEAMSISPISPINDPDLYIEQQNQRNKHGSSCEAMDETDFPIPPLPVVGAATLNKVFCCANESNKPTATRGTFLGRPGSAVQIITTSAPSPVTSPEGTTPKSIVQQHITLDESDSSAGKKVGEEGVLGKGRSPRRSSGQTECTNSTNNDSTTTTNTTSTPTSSSSTKRTTTTKTTNNSTDTMATERSSGSSTKRGTIAITKATLSTNTAQTIGASSSSTSATGRISPSRSYDDMIKFVFTEHGIKVISDRES, from the exons atgagaATGACATCGTCGACCAAGATAATGCTGATAGCTTGTGGTTCCTTTAGTCCGCCAACGCCAATGCACTTTCGAATGTTTG AAATTGCGCGCGATCACATCCAGCAGATGGGTCTGGGACAGGTCGTCGGTGGGATAGTGTCACCGGTGCATGACTCATACGCGAAGAAAGGACTCGTGTCCGCTACGCATCGTTGTGCAATGTTAAAAATTGGCCTCATGTCATCCGACTGGATACATCTGTCCGATTGGGAAACGCAACAGGAAGAGTGGACCCGAACCCGGCAAGTGTTGCAGTACCATCAG AATTACATAAACTCCTACTTAAAAGATACAAACGGAACGATTAACAATGCGCACATTCCCGCCTGGATACCGGAGGGCATCAAGCGAACCGCCGGTGGACAGGTACAGCTGAAGCTACTGTGTGGTGCCGATCTGCTGGAATCGTTCGCTACACCGGGATTGTGGAAGGATGAAGATTTGGAAGCTATTCTGGGCTATCATGGCATTGTGGTGATTAGTCGTGCTGGATCCAATCCGGAACAGTTCATTTTTAATTCCGATCTTCTCAGCCGGTATCGA CGCAACATAACGATCGTTACGAACTGGGTAACGAATGATGTGAGTTCCACGCTAATTCGAAGGCTATTAAGTCGCGGTCTCTCCGTGAAGTACCTTTTGGACGATCACGTTGCCGAGTACATTCGAAAGTTTGGTCTGTTCGGTGCAAACAACGAAAC TAGTAAGTACATTCTAACAACGGGTAGTTCAGCGGAAGCGATGAGCATTTCGCCCATCTCGCCGATAAACGATCCCGATCTGTACATCGAGCAGCAAAACCAACGGAACAAGCACGGATCATCCTGCGAAGCGATGGATGAAACGGATTTTCCCATCCCACCCTTACCGGTCGTTGGTGCAGCCACCCTGAATAAGGTGTTTTGCTGTGCTAATGAGTCTAATAAACCGACCGCTACTCGGGGTACATTTCTTGGTCGACCGGGTAGTGCTGTCCAGATAATAACGACCTCTGCACCATCGCCGGTAACATCTCCTGAGGGGACAACTCCAAAATCGATCGTCCAACAGCACATTACGCTCGATGAAAGTGATAGCAGCGCAGGGAAGAAGGTGGGTGAGGAGGGTGTGTTGGGTAAGGGCAGAAGTCCACGACGGTCCAGTGGCCAAACAGAATGCACAAACAGCACTAACAACGACAGTACTACCActaccaacaccaccagcacgCCAACATCGTCTTCATCGACCAAACGCACCACGACGACGAAGACCACTAACAACAGCACAGATACCATGGCAACCGAACGTAGTAGCGGTAGTAGTACGAAACGGGGCACTATTGCTATCACCAAAGCAACGCTTAGCACAAACACAGCCCAAACTATCGGAGCATCCTCGTCGTCAACGTCGGCGACCGGTCGGATCAGCCCGTCCCGTAGTTATGACGATATGATCAAGTTTGTTTTCACAGAGCACGGCATTAAGGTCATAAGTGATCGCGA GTCATaa
- the LOC126564520 gene encoding nicotinamide/nicotinic acid mononucleotide adenylyltransferase 1 isoform X3, translating to MRMTSSTKIMLIACGSFSPPTPMHFRMFEIARDHIQQMGLGQVVGGIVSPVHDSYAKKGLVSATHRCAMLKIGLMSSDWIHLSDWETQQEEWTRTRQVLQYHQNYINSYLKDTNGTINNAHIPAWIPEGIKRTAGGQVQLKLLCGADLLESFATPGLWKDEDLEAILGYHGIVVISRAGSNPEQFIFNSDLLSRYRRNITIVTNWVTNDVSSTLIRRLLSRGLSVKYLLDDHVAEYIRKFGLFGANNETERGSACLRSSAQN from the exons atgagaATGACATCGTCGACCAAGATAATGCTGATAGCTTGTGGTTCCTTTAGTCCGCCAACGCCAATGCACTTTCGAATGTTTG AAATTGCGCGCGATCACATCCAGCAGATGGGTCTGGGACAGGTCGTCGGTGGGATAGTGTCACCGGTGCATGACTCATACGCGAAGAAAGGACTCGTGTCCGCTACGCATCGTTGTGCAATGTTAAAAATTGGCCTCATGTCATCCGACTGGATACATCTGTCCGATTGGGAAACGCAACAGGAAGAGTGGACCCGAACCCGGCAAGTGTTGCAGTACCATCAG AATTACATAAACTCCTACTTAAAAGATACAAACGGAACGATTAACAATGCGCACATTCCCGCCTGGATACCGGAGGGCATCAAGCGAACCGCCGGTGGACAGGTACAGCTGAAGCTACTGTGTGGTGCCGATCTGCTGGAATCGTTCGCTACACCGGGATTGTGGAAGGATGAAGATTTGGAAGCTATTCTGGGCTATCATGGCATTGTGGTGATTAGTCGTGCTGGATCCAATCCGGAACAGTTCATTTTTAATTCCGATCTTCTCAGCCGGTATCGA CGCAACATAACGATCGTTACGAACTGGGTAACGAATGATGTGAGTTCCACGCTAATTCGAAGGCTATTAAGTCGCGGTCTCTCCGTGAAGTACCTTTTGGACGATCACGTTGCCGAGTACATTCGAAAGTTTGGTCTGTTCGGTGCAAACAACGAAAC TGAACGGGGCAGTGCGTGTTTGCGCTCTAGCGCACAAAACTAA
- the LOC126564520 gene encoding uncharacterized protein LOC126564520 isoform X1: MRMTSSTKIMLIACGSFSPPTPMHFRMFEIARDHIQQMGLGQVVGGIVSPVHDSYAKKGLVSATHRCAMLKIGLMSSDWIHLSDWETQQEEWTRTRQVLQYHQNYINSYLKDTNGTINNAHIPAWIPEGIKRTAGGQVQLKLLCGADLLESFATPGLWKDEDLEAILGYHGIVVISRAGSNPEQFIFNSDLLSRYRRNITIVTNWVTNDVSSTLIRRLLSRGLSVKYLLDDHVAEYIRKFGLFGANNETSKYILTTGSSAEAMSISPISPINDPDLYIEQQNQRNKHGSSCEAMDETDFPIPPLPVVGAATLNKVFCCANESNKPTATRGTFLGRPGSAVQIITTSAPSPVTSPEGTTPKSIVQQHITLDESDSSAGKKVGEEGVLGKGRSPRRSSGQTECTNSTNNDSTTTTNTTSTPTSSSSTKRTTTTKTTNNSTDTMATERSSGSSTKRGTIAITKATLSTNTAQTIGASSSSTSATGRISPSRSYDDMIKFVFTEHGIKVISDREYVV, translated from the exons atgagaATGACATCGTCGACCAAGATAATGCTGATAGCTTGTGGTTCCTTTAGTCCGCCAACGCCAATGCACTTTCGAATGTTTG AAATTGCGCGCGATCACATCCAGCAGATGGGTCTGGGACAGGTCGTCGGTGGGATAGTGTCACCGGTGCATGACTCATACGCGAAGAAAGGACTCGTGTCCGCTACGCATCGTTGTGCAATGTTAAAAATTGGCCTCATGTCATCCGACTGGATACATCTGTCCGATTGGGAAACGCAACAGGAAGAGTGGACCCGAACCCGGCAAGTGTTGCAGTACCATCAG AATTACATAAACTCCTACTTAAAAGATACAAACGGAACGATTAACAATGCGCACATTCCCGCCTGGATACCGGAGGGCATCAAGCGAACCGCCGGTGGACAGGTACAGCTGAAGCTACTGTGTGGTGCCGATCTGCTGGAATCGTTCGCTACACCGGGATTGTGGAAGGATGAAGATTTGGAAGCTATTCTGGGCTATCATGGCATTGTGGTGATTAGTCGTGCTGGATCCAATCCGGAACAGTTCATTTTTAATTCCGATCTTCTCAGCCGGTATCGA CGCAACATAACGATCGTTACGAACTGGGTAACGAATGATGTGAGTTCCACGCTAATTCGAAGGCTATTAAGTCGCGGTCTCTCCGTGAAGTACCTTTTGGACGATCACGTTGCCGAGTACATTCGAAAGTTTGGTCTGTTCGGTGCAAACAACGAAAC TAGTAAGTACATTCTAACAACGGGTAGTTCAGCGGAAGCGATGAGCATTTCGCCCATCTCGCCGATAAACGATCCCGATCTGTACATCGAGCAGCAAAACCAACGGAACAAGCACGGATCATCCTGCGAAGCGATGGATGAAACGGATTTTCCCATCCCACCCTTACCGGTCGTTGGTGCAGCCACCCTGAATAAGGTGTTTTGCTGTGCTAATGAGTCTAATAAACCGACCGCTACTCGGGGTACATTTCTTGGTCGACCGGGTAGTGCTGTCCAGATAATAACGACCTCTGCACCATCGCCGGTAACATCTCCTGAGGGGACAACTCCAAAATCGATCGTCCAACAGCACATTACGCTCGATGAAAGTGATAGCAGCGCAGGGAAGAAGGTGGGTGAGGAGGGTGTGTTGGGTAAGGGCAGAAGTCCACGACGGTCCAGTGGCCAAACAGAATGCACAAACAGCACTAACAACGACAGTACTACCActaccaacaccaccagcacgCCAACATCGTCTTCATCGACCAAACGCACCACGACGACGAAGACCACTAACAACAGCACAGATACCATGGCAACCGAACGTAGTAGCGGTAGTAGTACGAAACGGGGCACTATTGCTATCACCAAAGCAACGCTTAGCACAAACACAGCCCAAACTATCGGAGCATCCTCGTCGTCAACGTCGGCGACCGGTCGGATCAGCCCGTCCCGTAGTTATGACGATATGATCAAGTTTGTTTTCACAGAGCACGGCATTAAGGTCATAAGTGATCGCGAGTACGTAGTTTAG
- the LOC126564520 gene encoding nicotinamide/nicotinic acid mononucleotide adenylyltransferase 1 isoform X4: MRMTSSTKIMLIACGSFSPPTPMHFRMFEIARDHIQQMGLGQVVGGIVSPVHDSYAKKGLVSATHRCAMLKIGLMSSDWIHLSDWETQQEEWTRTRQVLQYHQNYINSYLKDTNGTINNAHIPAWIPEGIKRTAGGQVQLKLLCGADLLESFATPGLWKDEDLEAILGYHGIVVISRAGSNPEQFIFNSDLLSRYRRNITIVTNWVTNDVSSTLIRRLLSRGLSVKYLLDDHVAEYIRKFGLFGANNETS; this comes from the exons atgagaATGACATCGTCGACCAAGATAATGCTGATAGCTTGTGGTTCCTTTAGTCCGCCAACGCCAATGCACTTTCGAATGTTTG AAATTGCGCGCGATCACATCCAGCAGATGGGTCTGGGACAGGTCGTCGGTGGGATAGTGTCACCGGTGCATGACTCATACGCGAAGAAAGGACTCGTGTCCGCTACGCATCGTTGTGCAATGTTAAAAATTGGCCTCATGTCATCCGACTGGATACATCTGTCCGATTGGGAAACGCAACAGGAAGAGTGGACCCGAACCCGGCAAGTGTTGCAGTACCATCAG AATTACATAAACTCCTACTTAAAAGATACAAACGGAACGATTAACAATGCGCACATTCCCGCCTGGATACCGGAGGGCATCAAGCGAACCGCCGGTGGACAGGTACAGCTGAAGCTACTGTGTGGTGCCGATCTGCTGGAATCGTTCGCTACACCGGGATTGTGGAAGGATGAAGATTTGGAAGCTATTCTGGGCTATCATGGCATTGTGGTGATTAGTCGTGCTGGATCCAATCCGGAACAGTTCATTTTTAATTCCGATCTTCTCAGCCGGTATCGA CGCAACATAACGATCGTTACGAACTGGGTAACGAATGATGTGAGTTCCACGCTAATTCGAAGGCTATTAAGTCGCGGTCTCTCCGTGAAGTACCTTTTGGACGATCACGTTGCCGAGTACATTCGAAAGTTTGGTCTGTTCGGTGCAAACAACGAAAC GTCATaa
- the LOC126565048 gene encoding torsin-like protein, translated as MKLVNLYHTPAVLLWLLTLNAGVQPGLAWFDVGKVIDNVSGAVKTSYQYAKKNGYCKLTECCDEVHIHSDVTELRRALEKSLYGQHIAEQVVVNAIGGHFKNIENSEKPLVMSLHGLPGTGKNFIAEHIIRALYKHGANSKFVHKYLGRIHFPLQSEVETYKINLVSDIKTAIARCPKSLFIFDEVEKMPVGLFDSIVTLLDHHAYTKQLDFRQSIFIFLSNVAGPEIADRLKSLVDRGVWREETKLHDFESTLEIASYNLIGGLYKSELIESHVIDHFVPFLPLELRHVESCIRTEYAKFSKAKMSDEMLSTIVKEGITFDETGLYSNNGCKRVTKKVEALYYRGLRKQQQKQEL; from the exons ATGAAGCTGGTAAACCTTTACCATACACCGGCTGTGCTGCTGTGGCTATTGACGCTTAATGCCGGTGTTCAACCCGGGTTAGCTTGGTTCGACGTTGGTAAAGTGATTGATAATGTATCTGGTGCGGTTAAAACATCTTACCAGTACGCTAAAAAGAATGGATATTGCAAGTTGACTGAATGTTGCGATGAGGTTCACATCCATTCCGACGTAACAG AACTGCGCAGGGCGCTAGAGAAATCATTATACGGACAGCACATTGCCGAACAGGTGGTTGTCAATGCCATCGGTGGacacttcaaaaatatcgaaaatTCCGAAAAGCCTTTGGTGATGAG ctTGCATGGACTACCGG GAACGGGAAAAAACTTTATCGCGGAGCACATCATCCGGGCACTGTACAaacacggtgcaaacagtaaATTCGTCCACAAATATCTTGGCAGAATACACTTTCCGCTACAGAGTGAGGTTGAAACGTACAAG ATAAATCTGGTGAGCGATATCAAGACAGCCATTGCGCGGTGTCCCAAATCATTGTTCATCTTCGATGAGGTCGAAAAAATGCCAGTCGGTTTGTTTGACTCGATTGTGACCCTACTCGACCATCATGCATACACGAAGCAGCTAGACTTCCGGCAATCGATATTCATCTTTCTCTCGAACGTTGCTGGACCGGAGATAGCGGACAGATTGAAAAGTTTGGTTGACCGTGGCGTTTGGCGCGAGGAAACCAAGCTGCACGATTTCGAATCAACGCTCGAGATAGCGTCGTACAATCTGATTGGAGGATTGTATAAAAGCGAGCTGATTGAGTCGCATGTGATCGAtcattttgtgccatttttacCGCTCGAACTGAGGCACGTGGAAAGCTGCATTAGGACGGAATACGCTAAGTTTAGCAAGGCAAAAATGAGCGATGAAATGCTAAG caCCATTGTTAAAGAAGGAATAACTTTCGATGAAACGGGTCTTTATTCAAACAACGGGTGTAAGCGAGTTACTAAAAAGGTTGAGGCATTATATTATAGGGGATTgcgcaagcagcagcaaaagcaagaaTTGTAA
- the LOC126564558 gene encoding endoplasmic reticulum lectin 1 yields MLVFFFYTLVATCVWTVEGHDLKGFDDSVLFNLVWNNKNDLIDVIPGSEQMYITSANKEKYVCTIPPITAKETAGDVEYSGPSPLELLEPLFFSTSCSYRIESYWSYEVCHGSYIKQYHEERHEKTSKLQEYFLGRWDTQKTEALKAKYAQADADKEQMKYKKIEGFNLPYLELEMDSGTICDLNGEPRVTKVLYVCYRFGKNEVYSLKETSTCNYEVIILTAALCTHPKYKPQDTEENKINCSPYGESPRKPKALLQQEVDKLRAKYQQLTVTISDVLGYELPEVSEDGSMRGDPLRKDTTLNFDWKAMEEEASESEGETPVSSMTRRPKKSKELTSLLEFLDGAYCLPGGSGWWKFELCFGKHVRQYHKDTSIYLGYFNVDKHREWLEKNPTARYKRKLENQISHFYTGGDVCDKTNQPRHVEVKLKCTEHSASSADVIALYLLEPRPCEYVLNVESSKICDILPLATEDMLLPENLRQLEEETQLVLESSSAATNVNN; encoded by the exons ATgttggttttcttcttttacacGCTCGTGGCTACGTGTGTTTGGACAGTCGAGGGACACGATTTGAAGGGTTTCGATGATTCCGTACTGTTCAATCTGGTGTGGAACAACAAGAACGACCTAATC GATGTAATTCCCGGCTCGGAACAGATGTACATCACGTCAGCGAACAAGGAAAAGTATGTGTGCACCATCCCACCCATCACCGCGAAAGAAACGGCCGGCGATGTAGAGTACAGTGGTCCGAGCCCGCTGGAACTGCTCGAgccacttttcttttccaccagcTGCTCGTATCGCATCGAAAGCTATTGGTCGTACGAGGTATGCCACGGCAGCTACATTAAGCAGTACCACGAGGAACGGCACGAGAAGACCAGCAAGCTGCAGGAATACTTTCTTGGCCGCTGGGACACGCAAAAGACGGAAGCACTCAAAGCAAAGTACGCCCAAGCGGATGCAGATAAGGAGCAGATGAAGTATAAGAAAATTGAAGGATTCAATCTGCCGTACCTGGAGCTGGAGATGGATTCGGGCACAATTTGCGATTTGAATGGAGAACCGCGCGTGACGAAGGTGCTGTATGTCTGCTATCGGTTCGGGAAGAATGAGGTGTACTCGCTGAAGGAAACGTCCACCTGCAACTACGAGGTGATCATACTGACCGCAGCACTCTGTACCCATCCGAAGTACAAACCGCAGGACACGGAGGAGAACAAAATCAATTGCAGCCCGTACGGTGAATCGCCCCGGAAGCCGAAAGCATTGCTACAGCAGGAGGTGGACAAACTGCGGGCAAAGTATCAACAATTGACG GTCACTATAAGCGATGTATTAGGATATGAATTGCCTGAAGTGAGCGAG GATGGTTCCATGCGTGGTGATCCGTTGCGGAAGGATACGACACTCAACTTTGATTGGAAAGCGATGGAAGAAGAAGCGAGCGAAAGCGAAGGAGAAACACCCGTGTCGTCCATGACCCGACGACCGAAAAAGTCGAAGGAGCTAACCTCGCTATTGGAATTCCTTGACGGAGCTTACTGCTTGCCGGGG GGTTCCGGTTGGTGGAAGTTTGAGTTATGCTTCGGCAAACACGTCCGCCAGTACCACAAAGACACCTCCATCTATCTCGGCTACTTCAACGTCGATAAGCACCGGGAATGGTTAGAGAAGAATCCAACCGCCCGCTACAAGCGCAAGCTCGAGAATCAAATCAGCCATTTCTACACCGGTGGCGACGTTTGCGACAAAACGAACCAACCGCGGCACGTCGAGGTAAAGCTCAAGTGTACTGAACATTCCGCTAGCTCGGCGGACGTCATTGCCCTGTATCTGCTAGAGCCGCGCCCCTGTGAGTACGTGCTAAATGTGGAATCGTCcaagatttgtgatattttgccACTGGCAACGGAGGATATGCTGCTCCCGGAGAACTTGCGCCAACTCGAGGAGGAAACACAGCTCGTGCTGGAGAGTAGTAGTGCTGCTACTAATgtaaataattga
- the LOC126565064 gene encoding beta-1,4-galactosyltransferase 7, producing MVNHMRTVFLRYVGICVFASCCILLLISGLPGTLDTCKCEEQRDRDLQHERFHKSFRFDEQTEQRKRLAIIVPFRDRFDELLQFAPHIAAFLHKQGVPFHIFVVNQNDRFRFNRASLINAGFLQVRDSYDYFAMHDVDLLPLNDNLRYEYPEQGPLHISGPEFHPKYHYAAFIGGILLLRMEHFEQLNGMSNRYWGWGLEDDEFYVRIKEAGLEVTRPRNITTGTNNTFLHVHDRLHRRRDTTKCFNQREITRKRDRETGLSTIHYTLASRRELTIDGVPVTVLNVDLQCDKQQTPWCECESKADNANAAKVPAKKKGS from the exons ATGGTAAACCACATGCGTACCGTGTTCCTGCGCTACGTCGGAATCTGCGTGTTTGCTTCGTGCTGCATTCTGCTGCTGATAAGCGGACTCCCCGGTACATTGG ATACGTGCAAATGTGAGGAACAGCGGGATCGCGATCTACAGCACGAACGGTTCCACAAAAGCTTCCGGTTTGATGAGCAAACGGaacagcgaaagcgacttgcCATTATTGTACCGTTTCGGGATCGGTTCGATGAGCTGCTCCAGTTTGCTCCACACATTGCCGCCTTCCTGCACAAACAGGGCGTACCGTTTCACATCTTCGTCGTGAACCAAAACGATCGGTTCCGGTTTAATCGTGCGTCGCTTATCAACGCTGGCTTCCTGCAGGTTCGGGACAGTTATGATTACTTTGCGATGCACGATGTAGATCTGTTGCCGCTGAACGATAATCTGCGCTATGAGTACCCCGAGCAAGGACCGCTACACATTTCCGGGCCGGAATTTCATCCAAAGTACCATTATGCAGCGTTTATCGGTGGCATTTTGTTACTACGGATGGAACATTTCGAGCAGCTAAATGGAATGTCAAACCGGTACTGGGGTTGGGGTCTGGAGGATGATGAGTTTTACGTGCGCATCAAGGAGGCGGGTCTCGAGGTGACACGGCCAAGGAACATTACAACCGGCACGAACAATACATTCTTGCATGTGCACGATCGGCTGCACAGGCGGCGCGATACGACGAAATGTTTTAATCAGCGTGAAATAACGCGCAAACGCGATCGAGAAACGGGACTGAGCACGATCCACTATACGCTCGCGAGCCGGCGTGAGCTAACGATCGACGGTGTACCGGTGACGGTGCTGAATGTGGATTTGCAGTGTGACAAGCAGCAAACACCGTGGTGCGAGTGTGAAAGCAAAGCGGACAATGCGAATGCGGCCAAGGTTccggcaaagaaaaaaggctcctaa
- the LOC126565474 gene encoding intraflagellar transport protein 43 homolog, whose product MQEKHTSPSSNVVTGTPAKVKTDSWLEETSIGRSLSTLTSATTSGHGKNARKFSNILEMERFSNSNIVSMDDTSTTVDYNPIDEIPVLPDADDIHESLLYNESPNLPTVTTYKNLSSDIFTNGKASTLGNLDEIDISILTECLENEEDIEEPDEPWTWDQLFTQLSVKISTETKVPVVEFSN is encoded by the exons ATGCAGGAAAAACATACGTCCCCATCGAGCAATGTCGTCACGGGTACGCCTGCAAAGGTAAAGACGGACAGCTGGCTGGAGGAAACATCCATCGGACGTTCATTGTCCACGCTAACGAGCGCAACTACCTCCGGCCATGGCAA GAATGCACGCAAGTTTTCCAACATTCTAGAGAT ggAACGCTTCAGCAACAGTAACATTGTTTCGATGGACGATACGAGCACAACGGTCGATTATAATCCGATCGACGAGATTCCCGTACTTCCGGATGCGGATGATATACACGAAAGTTTACTCTACAATGAAAGCCCCAATCTACCAAC CGTCACGACGTACAAGAACCTCAGCTCGGATATTTTCACCAACGGAAAAGCGTCCACCCTTGGCAATCTGGACGAAATAGACATCTCCATCTTGACCGAGTGTCTCGAAAACGAGGAGGACATCGAAGAGCCGGACGAACCGTGGACTTGGGATCAACTGTTTACGCAGCTTTCGGTTAAAATAAGCACCGAAACGAAGGTTCCCGTCGTAGAGTTTAGCAACTAA